From one Comamonas piscis genomic stretch:
- a CDS encoding LysR substrate-binding domain-containing protein has translation MTASIQPADLGFFSVLAGAGSLSAAARELGITTPAVSKHLALMESRLNTALVIRTTRRMSLTPEGEVYLAHARRILGEIDNMEHLLSHEKASPKGLLRVSATLGFGRTHISPLISKFVCQHPQVDVQLQLSVNPPALTDDSFDVCFRFGPPPDARVIAKRLAANRRLLSASPAYLAAHGTPKVPQDLKEHSCIGIRQGEEAYGVWKLTRGRGSSATLNTIKTQGNLSTNDGDTAVAWALDGHGILMRAEWDIERYLRSGRLVQVLPQWHTPDADIYVVYPQRHQMAMRVRAFVDYVTEAFQR, from the coding sequence ATGACAGCATCGATTCAGCCGGCGGACCTTGGTTTTTTCTCCGTGCTCGCGGGTGCCGGGAGCTTGAGCGCAGCGGCCAGAGAGCTGGGCATTACCACGCCCGCCGTGAGCAAGCATCTGGCGCTGATGGAAAGCCGGCTGAACACGGCACTTGTCATCCGCACCACCAGGCGCATGAGCCTGACCCCCGAAGGCGAGGTCTACCTTGCGCATGCGCGTCGCATCCTGGGCGAGATCGACAACATGGAGCACCTGCTGAGCCACGAAAAGGCGTCGCCTAAAGGGCTTCTGCGGGTCAGCGCGACACTGGGCTTTGGCCGAACGCATATATCGCCACTGATATCCAAGTTTGTTTGCCAACATCCCCAGGTCGACGTGCAGCTACAGCTATCGGTGAACCCGCCTGCGCTGACAGACGACAGTTTTGATGTCTGCTTTCGATTCGGCCCGCCGCCAGACGCAAGAGTGATTGCCAAACGCTTGGCAGCCAATCGCCGCCTGCTGAGTGCATCCCCGGCCTATCTAGCGGCACACGGCACCCCCAAAGTACCCCAGGACCTGAAAGAGCACAGCTGTATTGGCATCCGCCAAGGCGAAGAGGCCTATGGTGTGTGGAAGCTCACCCGGGGGCGCGGCAGCAGTGCAACCCTGAACACCATCAAGACCCAAGGAAACCTCAGCACCAACGACGGAGATACCGCTGTGGCCTGGGCCCTGGACGGTCACGGCATCCTCATGCGTGCGGAATGGGATATTGAGCGCTACCTGCGCAGTGGACGTCTGGTACAGGTACTGCCGCAATGGCACACGCCCGATGCCGATATCTATGTGGTCTATCCCCAGCGCCATCAAATGGCCATGCGCGTTCGGGCGTTCGTGGATTATGTGACTGAGGCATTTCAGCGCTAG